The DNA sequence TCATCGGCCTTGCGGGTCTCCTCGGCTCCGGGCGTTCCGAATTGGCCCGTCTGCTTTACTGCGCCGAAAGACCCGAAAAGGGGGAGCTCTTCGTCAAGGGGCGTAGCCTGCGGGCCCACGCTCCCATCGACTCTATGCGGGCCGGGATGGCCTTCCTTCCCGAAGACCGAAAGGAAGAGGGGGTGATCGGCGACCTTTCCGTCAGGGAAAATCTCATCATCGCTCTGCAGGCGAAAACCGGCATCTTTCGACTTCTCCCTCTTGCCAAACAGAACGAACTTGCCGATCGATACATCCGGCTTCTCAATATCAAGACACCCTCTCCCGATACCTTGGTGAAACAGCTTTCCGGCGGGAATCAGCAGAAGGTGATCCTCGGTCGTTGGCTTATAACCAATCCGGAGTTCCTGATCCTCGATGAGCCGACAAGGGGCATCGATGTGGGAACAAAAACCGAGATCCAGAAACTCATTATTAAGCTTGCAGAAGAAGGTGTCACGGTGCTCTTCATCAGTTCGGAGATCGAGGAGATGCTGCGTACCGTAAACCGCCTCTATATACTCTGCGACAGACAAAAAACCGGGGAGCTTGCCAACGACGATCTTTCTCAGAACGAAGTGATGGCTGCCATAGCCGGAGGAACGTGTTCATGAGACAGCAACAAATAGGCATAAAGGCCTTTATACGAACGATAAGCCACAAACAGCTGTTCTTACCCATTTTTGCACTCTGCCTTGTACTGCTCTTTAATATTATTAAGACCCCGGCGTTTTTCAATATCTCCATTCAAAACGGTGTTTTGTACGGCTATATCGTCGATATCATTAATCGTGCCAGTGAGCTGATCATTCTTTCCGTGGGAATGACCCTGGTTATCGCCTCGGGGGGGATAGATATCTCCGTCGGAGCGGTAAGCGCCCTTGCCGCAGCGGTTTGTGTGCGCCTTCTCGGCTCAAGCTACGATTTCTATGCCACCCCCCTGGTTTTGAGCATTCTTGCAGCTTGTGTCGCAGGACTCGCCTGCGGCGCCTTCAACGGTTTTCTGGTTGCGAAGATGAAGATTCAGGCAATGGTCGCCACCCTCATCCTTTTTACCGCCGGTAGGGGTATTGCCCAGCTCATCAGCGCCAGGGAGATCAACGGACGGATGGTTCCCGGCCAGATCCTCTATGTGCGCATGGATTCCTTCAAGAACATAGGGGGCTTTCTTCCCCGTGTCGTGGTGCCGACGCCCGTCTTCATTGCCATCGGAGTTGTGCTGCTTGCCTATCTTCTTTTGACGCGCACGGCGCTGGGACTCTACATAAAGTCCGTGGGTATTAACAGCGGGGCGGGCCGCCTCGTCGGTATCAATTCGGTCTTTATTACCTTTCTTTGCTATCTGATCTGCGGCTTGACGGCCTCTGTTGCCGGAGTCATATCGGCAAGCCGTATCTACTCCTGCGATGCGAATAATATCGGGCTTTACATGGAACTCGACGCCATCCTTGCCGTCGCCATGGGAGGCAACAGCCTCGCCGGAGGAAAATTCAGTTTGGCAGGTTCGGTTATAGGGGCCATCACCATTCAGGCCCTTACCACGAGTCTGTATGCCATGGGTGTCACCGCCGACCAGCTGCCTGTCTACAAGGCTATTGTTGTGGTACTTATTGTGGCCATCCAGTCGAGTGAGTTTAAACGATGGTTGTCGATCTATAAACAAAAAATCCAGATGAGAAAGGCAGTTGCACAATGAATATCCTCGGCATAGCGAAACGGAAAATAAGCGGAACCAGTTTCCTCCTGGTCATCACCATCGTTATGTTCATCATCATGTACTTCGCCGGTGTGCTCATCTATCATGAACAGGGCTTCGGCAAGATGCAGACCCTGATGAACATGCTCATCGATAATGCCGGGCTCATCATAGCGGCGGCCGGTATGACCATTGTCATTATCACCGGCGGGATCGATATCTCCATCGGTTCGGTAATCGGCCTTGTCTGCATGATGCTTGCGGACATGATGCAAAACCATGGCATGAACGCATGGCTTTCGATTGGCTTGGTTCTTCTCTTCGGCGTTTTCTTCGGCATTGTACAGGGCTGGCTTATTGCCTATCTCAAGCTCCAGCCCTTTATCGTGACCCTGGCGGGGATGTTCTTTTGTCGGGGGTTGACCGCCATGATCAGCGTGAACCAGATCGCCATCACCGATAACCAAACCTTTCTCGACATGGCGACGAAGAATATCTATCTTTTTTTCGGGGCTACGGTAAACAAACGGGGGATAAAACTTTATCCGTTTATCCATCCGAGCGTAATAATCGCTCTGGTGGCCCTTATAGCCGTCTGGTATATTCTGCGCTACACCAAGTTCGGTAGAGGGGTATTCGCCATCGGCGGCAGCGAGCAATCGGCCCTGCTCATGGGCCTGAATGTGCGCAGGATAAAGATGCGGGCCTATGTGCTAAACGGTTTTCTTGCGGCCCTGGCGGGGTTCGTCTTCTGCCTCAATACAACGAGCGGTTTTGTGGAACAGGCCAGGGGTTTTGAGATGGAGGCCATCGCCTCCACGGTGATCGGCGGAACCCTCCTTACCGGGGGGGTGGGAACGGCGATCGGCAGCTTTTTCGGGGTGATGATCAAGGCCACCATCGAGACCTATATCCGCAGCAACGGGACACTTTCCTCATGGTGGAACAAGATCGTCCTCTCGGCATTACTCTGCTTCTTTATCGTGCTGCAGAGCATCTTCGCAAGCCTGAAGAGCAGACGAAGAATATGAACAAAGGATATGAGCACCGGCGGGCTTGATGAGGCTTTGTGCCCGGTTGCCGCCGCCGGACTCAATCCCTTTGATCTCTGTTCCGGTTCCTCCAGTAGTCGTAGGCAAAATCAAAAGGCCTCAGGGCACGTTCGAAGATGCCGAGGGAGTAGGCGATGGTGAGTCCGTAGTTGGTGATGGGCACACCTGCGGCCTTGCAGGTCATGATGCGTGAGAGCACCTCTCTGCGGTTCGTCATACAGGCCCCGCAGTGGATCACCAGGCTGTAGGTACAAAGGTCCGGTGGAAAGTCATGGCCCTGGATATGGTCGAAGGTAAGCTTTGCTCCGGTGTACTGGGTAAGCCAGCGGGGGATTTTTACCCGACCGATGTCTTCGGCAATGGGATGATGGGTGCAGGCTTCGGCTATGAGGATCTTGTCTCCCGATTTCAAATCATCGATGGCGAGAGTCCCCCTGACCATTTCCAGAAGGTCGCCTTGTTTGCGGGCGAAGAGCACGGAAAAGGAGGTCATGAGGATATCGTCCGGTGTATCTGCGGCAACCTTCAAAAAGGCCTGGGAATCGGTGATCACGATCTTCGGTGGCTTTTTAAGCATCTCCAGGGCTGCGGTAAGTTCCCGCTCCTTGACCACCATACAGCAGGCGTCGCTGTCGAGAATATTGCGGATCGTCTGTACCTGGGGTAGGATAAGTCGTCCCTTGGGTGCTTCTTTGTCGATGGGGATGACTAAAATTGCCGTTTCTCCGTCCCTGACAATATCTCCGATGATCTCCTGCTCATTCACGAAATCTGCGGGTACGCTTTTGAGCAGGCCCTGTTTTAATTCCAGAATTCCACTTTCTTCCTTGGCACTAACAAAAACGTAGGGGAGCTTCTTTTCCTCCAGCTTGGCGGGGAGCCCGGAGAACTCCCTTCCATAGAGGTCTGTTTTGTTGATGACGACGATAACCGGGGTTTCCCGCTTCCTGAATTCCCCAAGCAGCAGATCCTCGAAATGATCCCACTTTTCCCCTTCGATGACGATCATGGCGATATCCAGCCGGTCCATTACCCTGCGGCTTTTTTCGATCCGCAAGGCGCCGAGGGCCCCTTCGTCGTCGATACCTGCCGTGTCGATAAAAAGAACGGGCCCCAGGGGTAACAACTCCATCGGCTTTTCGACGGGATCGGTGGTGGTCCCTGCCTGGTCGGAAACAATGGATACCTGCTGTTTCGTGAGGGCGTTGAGAATGCTCGATTTGCCGGCATTGCGCTTTCCGAAGATGCCGATATGGAGGCGCAAGCCCTTCGGTGTCTTTGTCATACCTTACTCCTGGGGTGTGCCGAGGCGGGTGACCGCCTCTGATGATATTGCCTGTGTAAACTGCGCATCGCTCAAAAGCCCAAGCCCAACCGCGGCTTCCCTGAGGGTCGAACCCTTCTCTTTTGCAAAAAGAAGGAGCTCTTCGGCTTTTTCATAGCCGATAGAGGGGATGAGAGCGGTGGCTATGGCGCTGGCCCCTTCAAGGTGGCGTCCTATTTCATCGCTGCGGGCCTTAATCCCTTTGACGCAAAACTCCGCCAGGACCTTGCTCGCCGAGCTCAGCTCGCCGATGCCGGAAAGCAGGCAGTGGGCGATAAGGGGGAGAAAAGGGTTGAGTTCAAGATTTCCCGATGAGGCGGCCAGGGTGATGGCCTGATCGTATCCCATATACATAAAGGCGCTTTGCACCACAGCCTCGGGAATGACCGGGTTGATTTTTCCGGGCATGATCGAGGAGCCCCCCTGGCGGGGGGGCAGCGTTATTTCGCAGAACCCCGCCTGGGGCCCGGAAGAGATAAGCCTCAGATCATTTGAGATTTTGACCAGGGTCGATGCGTAGGCCTTCAACAGGCCCGAGACCTCGACGAAAACGTCTGCATTCTGGGTTCCGTCGATCAGATTTTCCGCCCGGGCAAAGCCGATACCGGTGAGCCCCCTGAGCTTTTCGGTTACCTGCATGATATAGCTTCTGGGGGCTCCCAGTCCGGTACCGATTGCCGTTCCTCCGAGATTTACCACTCTCAGCCGTTCTTTCGTTTTGTATAAACGCCAGCGGTCCCTGGAGAGGACGTCGGCATAGGCCGACATCTCCCTCCCCAGGGTGGTAAGAACGGCATCCTGAAGCTGGGTCCTCCCAATCTTCACGATAGAGGCGAACTCCCGTTCCTTTGCCTGGAAGGCCTCCTGGAGGGCGACAATCTCCTTTTCCAGTACTTCGATAAGACGGATTGCCGCAAGCCGCAGGGCTGTAGGGTAGGTGTCGTTGGTAGATTGATGGAGATTGACATCGTCGAGTGGTGAAATGACCTGATAGGAACCCTTCGGAAGGTCGAGAATTTCCAGGGCCCTGTTTGCGATCACCTCGTTGACATTCATGTTGGTAGATGTTCCCGCTCCTCCCTGAAGAGCGTCGACAATGATACTCTCGTCGAATTTCCCCGCTGCCACCTCACCACAGGCCTGTTCAATGGCCTCTCCTTTTCGGCTCTCCCAGGTCGCAAGGGCACGGTTTACCTGGCAGGCGGCCAGTTTCACCATGCCGTAGGCGTGTATCAGTTCCGGAGAAACCGACTGTTTTGAAATAGGAAAATTGACGGCGGCCCTTCGGCTGTGGATTCCCCAGTAGGCATCCCGAGGAATATCCATTTCACCGAGCAGGTCCCGCTCCCGTCTGGTTTCTCCGTCCATCGTCATTGCTGTACTGCCACCCTTTCTTTTAAAGATTCCGCAAGAGCCAAACAGAGCTCCTTCCACTGCTCAGGGGAAAG is a window from the Sediminispirochaeta bajacaliforniensis DSM 16054 genome containing:
- a CDS encoding ABC transporter permease, producing the protein MRQQQIGIKAFIRTISHKQLFLPIFALCLVLLFNIIKTPAFFNISIQNGVLYGYIVDIINRASELIILSVGMTLVIASGGIDISVGAVSALAAAVCVRLLGSSYDFYATPLVLSILAACVAGLACGAFNGFLVAKMKIQAMVATLILFTAGRGIAQLISAREINGRMVPGQILYVRMDSFKNIGGFLPRVVVPTPVFIAIGVVLLAYLLLTRTALGLYIKSVGINSGAGRLVGINSVFITFLCYLICGLTASVAGVISASRIYSCDANNIGLYMELDAILAVAMGGNSLAGGKFSLAGSVIGAITIQALTTSLYAMGVTADQLPVYKAIVVVLIVAIQSSEFKRWLSIYKQKIQMRKAVAQ
- a CDS encoding aspartate ammonia-lyase yields the protein MTMDGETRRERDLLGEMDIPRDAYWGIHSRRAAVNFPISKQSVSPELIHAYGMVKLAACQVNRALATWESRKGEAIEQACGEVAAGKFDESIIVDALQGGAGTSTNMNVNEVIANRALEILDLPKGSYQVISPLDDVNLHQSTNDTYPTALRLAAIRLIEVLEKEIVALQEAFQAKEREFASIVKIGRTQLQDAVLTTLGREMSAYADVLSRDRWRLYKTKERLRVVNLGGTAIGTGLGAPRSYIMQVTEKLRGLTGIGFARAENLIDGTQNADVFVEVSGLLKAYASTLVKISNDLRLISSGPQAGFCEITLPPRQGGSSIMPGKINPVIPEAVVQSAFMYMGYDQAITLAASSGNLELNPFLPLIAHCLLSGIGELSSASKVLAEFCVKGIKARSDEIGRHLEGASAIATALIPSIGYEKAEELLLFAKEKGSTLREAAVGLGLLSDAQFTQAISSEAVTRLGTPQE
- the hydF gene encoding [FeFe] hydrogenase H-cluster maturation GTPase HydF, with product MTKTPKGLRLHIGIFGKRNAGKSSILNALTKQQVSIVSDQAGTTTDPVEKPMELLPLGPVLFIDTAGIDDEGALGALRIEKSRRVMDRLDIAMIVIEGEKWDHFEDLLLGEFRKRETPVIVVINKTDLYGREFSGLPAKLEEKKLPYVFVSAKEESGILELKQGLLKSVPADFVNEQEIIGDIVRDGETAILVIPIDKEAPKGRLILPQVQTIRNILDSDACCMVVKERELTAALEMLKKPPKIVITDSQAFLKVAADTPDDILMTSFSVLFARKQGDLLEMVRGTLAIDDLKSGDKILIAEACTHHPIAEDIGRVKIPRWLTQYTGAKLTFDHIQGHDFPPDLCTYSLVIHCGACMTNRREVLSRIMTCKAAGVPITNYGLTIAYSLGIFERALRPFDFAYDYWRNRNRDQRD
- a CDS encoding ABC transporter permease subunit gives rise to the protein MNILGIAKRKISGTSFLLVITIVMFIIMYFAGVLIYHEQGFGKMQTLMNMLIDNAGLIIAAAGMTIVIITGGIDISIGSVIGLVCMMLADMMQNHGMNAWLSIGLVLLFGVFFGIVQGWLIAYLKLQPFIVTLAGMFFCRGLTAMISVNQIAITDNQTFLDMATKNIYLFFGATVNKRGIKLYPFIHPSVIIALVALIAVWYILRYTKFGRGVFAIGGSEQSALLMGLNVRRIKMRAYVLNGFLAALAGFVFCLNTTSGFVEQARGFEMEAIASTVIGGTLLTGGVGTAIGSFFGVMIKATIETYIRSNGTLSSWWNKIVLSALLCFFIVLQSIFASLKSRRRI